In Pieris brassicae chromosome 8, ilPieBrab1.1, whole genome shotgun sequence, the DNA window acaatttaaaattacatgttGATCCTGATTCCCAAGTATATTAAACTACGGACCATATAAATACACTTACACAGTTAACATTACTAACTTCTTACCTAATACTGGTCCACGACCAGCTTCATCTACTCCCAACATACATGGCTCACTTTGACAGACTATAGGAACCTCCGaatgatttaaaaactttacagaattatctttacattttatataatcctGTAATTTGACCAAcgaattcattttaaattttaaaacttttctttaactttcaaaatttttatattaatggctcttgttaataatttaggttattaacatttactatcacttatattttatattttcactaATTACAATTTGCAATTTTTAACGCCAAAAACACTAGATAATGGATGATGCAAGATACTGAAAGAAATTGTAGCgcataattgataaatagacaCCTTTGCTTTTAAACGTGAGgcattattttacttaatctTACAGGTGCAGTTGCTTCTTTAAGTTTGGAAATTGGAGcgtaaaaagtaaatactaaatacatGACTCAGTGTTGCCAGATGGTTTTGACGACGTACCCGTACACTAATTTGATTTCCCCCAAAAATCCCCTAAGATGCCTTCACTAAGCGGATGATGGCATGGGCCATGGCGCGATTCTGTAAAGCCACCACGGCATGTTGGGATTGTTGGGAAATTAAAGGCATTACGCAAAGTATCTGAAAAATTTAATGCATTGACAGGttcaagttttatttgtttttttattaaacgaataTACATTTAGTACGGTTAACCACACGTATCCTATTCTTGCGATGTGTTCGTTCTTCAATTTAGTTCTAAAATCagataaatttcaaaaacacgcaaataaattgtatttgcgTGTTTTTGAAATTTCCCTTAAAAACCCCAAATATTCTTTCCCCCTATTCTGCCCCTAACTCGGTTAAGAAACCCCTAAATCTAGGAGAAAATCCTCCTGATTTGGCAACACTGCATCggagtatattattttatagttattcGTATTATTATAACAGGGCCTAGTGTTCCCAACAAAACTCATCAAGAACTTGTAaaacttgtaatttttttaccaaaacAGACTAATTCattagattataataataatgtcagATGATTTATTTGTGGCCATAAAACATTCacggttttttattttaaattatgttaatgattggctttaaaatatatatttaacattcatgcttttaagaaataaaaacccGCCAAACGCTATTCTAATTCTACCCAAGCCGCAACCCACAATTTGGTATCGCAGCAGAGTTGTGACGTATGAAACATAACATCAAGTTTTttacgtattatttattattctgcGATTTGTGGAAAATTTGTATacttgtgtaaataaataaaaataaaatatttatcatgtTTGATACTAATTGTGATTTCAAAGACGAATAGAACGCGTTTTTTGTATCAAAGGCAAAGTtataaacaacaacaaaaaaattgtttggtaaatgttattttgtagGCTAGTGTCTTCCTTTGATTACTATATTAatctatgaaaaaatattgactggcatataataacatatgtataataatggataataatgtattacgcatatgatttataaaattatatattgtaattcatgtttttaacttttttatttattgtatttctgTACGTCGTTGTCTAAATTTCGTAACTgttattaatctaatataaaGAAGGAAGGTAGTGCATGTTTAAGAACCTTTATATTACACGCATAAAGGTACTGTAGAACCCGTAGAGTAGATCATGATCTAAGTATACAAGTATTCTGTGCATGGACTATGTGACTTACGTCTTCTTGATAGTTGATCTGTGTCTCTTAGCTAATTGATTCTGTGGTAGTATTTTATGGCATCAAAGGCCAAAGCAGTTAAGTGCAGTGTAAACTGTGtagcataatatttttagatgtaGAAAGTTGGTGTCAGCtgcttattatttttcaaaatcgtGCACGTAACAGGTAAATATGTCAGGGTACCTAATTAGATTTTAACTAAGTAAGATTTCATTGTAGTAATCCGAATATACTCATTTGTAGGTTAGAATAGTACGATTTAATATGCAGAACAACCCCCAGGAGCTTTCATGGCAGGCGATTCAGGCTATTGTCGGGGTTAAACTTCCGCCTAATGTGTTGCGATTCGACGACattgaatttcatttaataaactcaagATTAGGTGACGAAGATTCGGATTCTGATGTTGAAATTATCGAAAATGATTGGGAGTCGGACAATAACGTATCGTCAAAGCCCGAGCATTCGGACAACGAGAAACCTTCACCTGAGAGAGGGCAGAGTGAGTCACCTATTCTACATCTTGTAGAACCTGATAATAACAATTCAGGAAAAGATTTATTAGACTATAGAAACTATCTAGCCAAAATGGATACCAAAGATATTGAAATCGATCAAACTATTCTCAATCAAAGCGACGACGCCGACAGCTCAAATGGGAATGTCATGTccattgaaaattatttagaagTAACTTTGTCTACAGACTCGGAGGCTAGTCATACTTGTAGCCAGTGTAACCAAATATTTTCCAGTGAACAATTGTTGTCATCACATAATTGCAATGCTAAACCCACCGAAGAGAAAAAATATCCATGTCATGTTTGTTCAGAAAAGTTCCCTAGCTATTGGGAACTTAGAAAACACATTAACAGTCATTTTCCAGGAATGTTGGATTCTAAATCAAGCTTTTGTCACTTGTGTCAGAAAGACTATACAAAAACAGGATTCATGAACCATTTGAGAAAGCATACTGGAGAGCGCCCATTTGTATGTGAGTTGTGTCATAAAGCATTCTCCCAGTCAAGTTCACTCTCTATACATATGAAGTTTCACCTCAATGTGCGCAAACATGCATGCACTGTCTGTGAAAAGAAGTTTGTTACCAAAAGTGAGCTGTCACGTCACATGACTGTTCACACCAAACAAAAGTCATATTACTGTGGTGTCTGTGATAAAGCATTCACTCGTTCtgataatatgaaaaaacatGAGAAAACACATGGATAATAATGAGCATCAACTATAAAATTCTTTGAGGAAAAAATTAGCTGTGCTTAtgtttatatcaaatttatgaTGCCTTTTCTAATGAAGCTTAGATTCTCCCATTGCCAAAAATTtagtcataattaatatttatagaatattatgttttataccaAATTGAAAAAATTCTTTCTAgttcatattataattagtcaTTATGGTGTGTTATTGTGAGTGATTCTACTCTTATAGTGTGCTGCTGTATTTGCTTTTGAgttaggttttatttataaatttagttatttttgcaTGTTCAGTAAACCTAGTAAGTAGTTATAAAACCTTTGCAGGTGCTGTATTGTAAAATGTCACACATATCTCGACCCAATGTTGCCTTTTTAGATATGATAAAGTGATATTTATGTGGATATAGGTCAAACGTCCAAAGATTCAGATAGCCAAGCTGTAATGTTTGTATAAGAGATAGgagaaatattaatacatttggGGCCTTCTATAAAACTTGTCACAAATTGTTCCTGCTTCTAATTGAAAGCTTTAACaactcaatatatttttgtatatctttAAAGCATTTTTGTGCTAGTGAAGTGTACACATTGCCAAAATTtagataagataaaatattattcttaatatactGTGCTGTAACCAAAGCAATAACTAACTAATGTGcctatttctatatatttactttaagtaatataccaaatacataatatattttagatattaaaagtttaataaagtaaatattatcatatatttatgcCAAATGGAAGTCAATTACACTTTTTAACTGTAATTAGATAATAGGGCACTTTGAAGTTTTTCCTGTTGACATGGTCTCAAACTGTAAATTTAgcatgaaattaatttagatttaaaatgctatttattaatgaacttAAATTTGCAtcacaaattattgtttaattatacatgTTTCTGAttctatagttttatatttttccatgTATAGAATGACATCAATTAGGTATTGACTTAGTAAATTGTTGTAATCCCAAAGATTGGCTAAACaccaaagttatttaaatttaagtcaTTCTATGTGCcacttcatttaattttacttggTTGTTAATACCAATAAcattatatctattttattgacaacattttgtatttaggTGTAGACAATAAttgcatattatttattatacatttaattttagggGTTTATATGCATGACTTGTTCATAGTTTTAAGGTTGAGCCAAATGGAAAAGAACACAAAAATCTACAAGACTGACAATAATATTCAGAGTAGATATTAACTTCTGCACAAAACACTATTTATTGATGCCTTCTTACTgcgatatttatataaagtgcACCTTGTTATAAAACTCATCATGACAATTAGAATAAGATccgtttaatataatatataaataatttttatgaaaattgtaataattactgattttattaaagagttGTTTGTTGCAAgtcatgttttattttgtttccaaattaaaatagtCATTTTCCCTTTGTTCTAGGTTGTCATTGCGATGTCGGCAAGGTTACGTAATCTTAATCCATATGAATTACATAAGTACTTGGTTAATgtgtattgtttaaatacaaaGGGCTCTACGGGACTTCTTATACGTGACACATCTAAGGATAGAACAGATCTTGATGTTATAAGAGAAAACCACAAGTTTCTTTGGGAAGATGACGATGTGGCCGACACATGGGAGAAGCAGTtagctaaaaaatattatgataaacTCTTTAAAGAGTATTGTATATGTGATTTAAGCAGATATAAAGAGAATAAAGTAAGTCCTTTGAACAATGCGTATATACAgaatttaaactaataa includes these proteins:
- the LOC123713491 gene encoding zinc finger protein 596-like isoform X1; protein product: MQNNPQELSWQAIQAIVGVKLPPNVLRFDDIEFHLINSRLGDEDSDSDVEIIENDWESDNNVSSKPEHSDNEKPSPERGQSESPILHLVEPDNNNSGKDLLDYRNYLAKMDTKDIEIDQTILNQSDDADSSNGNVMSIENYLEVTLSTDSEASHTCSQCNQIFSSEQLLSSHNCNAKPTEEKKYPCHVCSEKFPSYWELRKHINSHFPGMLDSKSSFCHLCQKDYTKTGFMNHLRKHTGERPFVCELCHKAFSQSSSLSIHMKFHLNVRKHACTVCEKKFVTKSELSRHMTVHTKQKSYYCGVCDKAFTRSDNMKKHEKTHG